Proteins encoded in a region of the Massilia sp. UMI-21 genome:
- a CDS encoding GGDEF domain-containing protein, which produces MTHAVPLYRNHVLLLSQSFFIKDNRAELLLHAHKYDFDILFFDDVSRFVQAVAGDGGDNLYVIDLDALHNMQADMPDGRRTLMLGELLQRLPSDHSYVYLQSARQGSRFLLQQRLVDSNCLAYAEKPIANDVFVDKLFKLFVQKKRGDLVRMVVLGEEAELDDAALLERGVEVIRHPEAQTLHLRVKDLQPDLVLVTDDEYARTDAIVRVLQKNIEADPVREIALLQCRPDAALTRRALVDGFDTVLANCEPGLLEAQLVSRANKIRINKDLIGKDRATGLLNKVGLQKKAQDLIRRAAREGCPLAFGVIDIDKFKTINDTWGHHFGDIVIKRLSLTLASQVGACDLLSRFGGEEFVVVFWDCTQEEGWQRLDAMRQAFCAIPFEVGPGELCHFSFSGGVAAYPECRSENELFLRADALLYEAKQGGRNRICTQAEGARRAAAL; this is translated from the coding sequence ATGACGCACGCCGTGCCGCTGTACAGGAACCATGTCCTGCTGCTATCGCAGAGCTTCTTCATCAAGGACAACCGGGCCGAACTGCTCCTGCACGCCCATAAATATGACTTCGACATCCTGTTCTTCGATGACGTTTCGCGCTTCGTCCAGGCGGTGGCCGGCGACGGCGGCGACAACCTGTATGTGATCGACCTCGACGCCCTGCATAACATGCAGGCCGACATGCCGGACGGGCGCCGTACCCTGATGCTGGGCGAGCTGCTGCAGCGCCTGCCGAGCGACCACAGCTACGTTTACCTGCAGAGCGCACGCCAGGGCAGCCGTTTCCTGCTGCAGCAGCGCCTGGTCGACAGCAACTGCCTGGCCTACGCCGAAAAGCCGATCGCCAACGACGTATTCGTCGACAAGCTGTTCAAGCTGTTCGTGCAGAAGAAGCGCGGCGACCTGGTGCGCATGGTGGTGCTCGGCGAGGAAGCGGAACTGGACGATGCGGCCTTGCTGGAGCGCGGGGTCGAGGTGATCCGCCATCCCGAGGCGCAGACCCTGCACTTGCGGGTGAAGGACCTGCAACCCGACCTGGTGCTGGTCACCGACGATGAATACGCGCGCACCGACGCCATCGTCCGGGTGCTGCAGAAGAACATCGAGGCCGATCCGGTGCGCGAGATCGCGCTGCTGCAGTGCCGTCCGGACGCCGCCCTGACCCGGCGCGCCCTGGTGGACGGCTTCGACACCGTGCTGGCCAATTGCGAGCCAGGACTGCTGGAAGCCCAGCTGGTGAGCCGCGCCAACAAGATCCGCATCAACAAGGACCTGATCGGCAAGGATCGCGCCACCGGCCTGCTCAACAAGGTCGGGTTGCAGAAGAAGGCCCAGGACCTGATCCGGCGCGCGGCCCGGGAAGGCTGCCCGCTGGCCTTCGGCGTCATCGACATCGACAAGTTCAAGACCATCAACGATACCTGGGGTCATCACTTCGGCGATATCGTCATCAAGCGCCTGTCCCTGACCCTGGCCTCGCAGGTGGGCGCGTGCGATCTGCTCAGCCGTTTCGGCGGCGAGGAATTCGTCGTGGTGTTCTGGGATTGCACGCAGGAGGAAGGCTGGCAGCGGCTCGACGCGATGCGCCAGGCCTTTTGCGCCATTCCCTTCGAGGTCGGCCCCGGCGAACTGTGCCACTTCTCGTTCAGCGGCGGAGTGGCGGCCTATCCGGAATGCCGCAGCGAGAACGAACTGTTCCTGCGTGCGGATGCGCTGCTGTACGAGGCGAAGCAGGGCGGGCGCAACCGGATCTGCACGCAGGCGGAAGGCGCCAGGCGGGCGGCAGCGCTGTAG
- a CDS encoding host attachment protein: MPTTWILAANAGRARFFSESDPSEPLQEVQDMVDPAAQLRTVDTQTDRLGPRAAGDSRHSVGGHQPAGFQHNAQAGAPTSMYQPAQTPDQHAAERFAKDISAFLLKAHQENRYQHLVVSATPEFLGTLRANLDPQVQQLVKSEINKDYTHANAQQLREQLQAHQAKSE, from the coding sequence ATGCCAACAACCTGGATTCTCGCAGCCAACGCCGGCCGCGCGCGATTCTTCTCGGAGTCCGATCCGTCCGAGCCGCTACAGGAAGTGCAAGACATGGTCGACCCGGCGGCGCAACTGCGCACGGTCGACACCCAAACCGACCGGCTCGGACCGAGGGCGGCCGGCGACAGCCGCCACAGCGTCGGCGGACACCAGCCCGCCGGCTTCCAGCATAATGCCCAGGCCGGCGCGCCGACCAGCATGTACCAGCCGGCCCAGACGCCGGACCAGCACGCGGCCGAGCGTTTCGCCAAGGACATCTCTGCCTTCCTGCTCAAGGCGCACCAGGAAAACCGCTACCAGCATCTGGTGGTATCGGCCACGCCCGAATTCCTCGGCACGCTGCGCGCCAACCTGGATCCCCAGGTGCAGCAACTGGTCAAGTCCGAGATCAACAAGGATTACACGCACGCGAACGCGCAGCAACTGCGCGAGCAACTGCAGGCGCACCAGGCCAAATCCGAATAG